The following proteins are encoded in a genomic region of Phalacrocorax carbo chromosome 2, bPhaCar2.1, whole genome shotgun sequence:
- the LOC135312286 gene encoding uncharacterized protein LOC135312286: MAETILRLSCIEVLDGNVGRKRKSESGKGQEVPKVPRGKAVKKELEETSCMVQPPVVKGKKKLPEVEKKPLQENIISSSLKQAAAEGKGLSSSLWDGIQAEEVAASGLKETESTLHQGPSVGLKDSSGSQSKPQKARPAAGQHPSASKAGVRVPKPSGGVAGGVASLSREPGALEMDVAITTMREVEEEDLDPTDLLQQGGAQDLKRKRKKQEQRKQQEKGLLRKGGSEKDEFEESPEDVMEGIEEEEGADGGRNQAVGWGRAKRGSSSTQGQGDGRQKQKGKAEKRKKVKTEGEEKMGKKKKIKKEKILEEEQELEKTDEEAGENGE, translated from the exons ATGGCTGAGACCATTTTGAGGCTCAGCTGCATTGAGGTGCTTGATGGCAACGTGGGCAG GAAGCGAAAGAGTGAGTCGGGAAAGGGGCAGGAGGTGCCGAAAGTGCCCAGGGGAAAGGCTGTGAAGAAGGAGCTGGAGGAAACATCATGCATGGTGCAG CCCCCTGTGgtaaaagggaagaagaaattgCCTGAGGTTGAGAAGAAGCCGCTGCAGGAAAACATCATCAGCAG CTCTCTAAAGCAAGCggctgcagaagggaaaggtCTCAGCTCAAGCCTGTGGGACGGGATCCAGGCAGAGGAGGTTGCTGCATCTGGGCTG AAGGAGACCGAATCAACCCTCCACCAAGGGCCATCGGTGGGGCTGAAAGACTCTTCAGG GTCTCAGAGCAAACCCCAGAAAGCAAGACCTGCAGCAGGACAGCATCCCTCAGCAAGCAAGGCTGGAGTTAGG GTCCCAAAGCCAAGTGGTGGTGTTGCTGGTGGGGTTGCATCCCTTTCCAGAGAGCCTGGGGCTTTGGAGATGGATGTGGCCATCACCACTATGAGGGAGGTTGAGGAGGAGGATCTGGACCCCACTGACCTGCTGCAGCAAGGGGGTGCCCAAgacctgaaaaggaaaagaaagaagcaagagcaaaggaagcagcaggaaaagggtTTGCTGAGAAAAGGAGGGAGTGAGAAGGATGAATTTGAGGAAAGCCCTGAGGATGTGATGGAGGGCAttgaggaggaagagggtgCTGATGGGGGCAGGAATCAggcagtgggatggggcagagccAAGcgagggagcagcagcacccagggacAGGGTGATGGGAGGCAAAAGCAGAAGGGGAAAGCAGAGAAGCGCAAGAAGGTGAAaacagagggggaggagaagatggggaagaagaagaaaataaagaaagaaaaaattttggaagaggagcaagagctggaGAAGACAGATGAGGAAGCAGGAGAGAATGGA gagtga
- the TOP1MT gene encoding DNA topoisomerase I, mitochondrial isoform X2 yields the protein MKEKGKKSEEEETLGKTRKRKSKEEGKKNNKKAKKEEKEEEKKEAENKWKWWEEEKKEDGVKWTQLEHRGPYFAPLYEPLPDDVQFYYDGKPLKLSLATEEIATFYAKMLDHEYTTKEIFQNNFFNDWRKEMTSKEQKIIKDLDKCDFREIHKYFVEKSEARKALSKEEKQKLKEEADKIQEEYGYCILDGHREKIGNFKTEPPGLFRGRGDHPKMGMLKKRIMPEDVIINCSKDSKIPEPPEGHKWKEVRFDNTVTWLASWTENIQNTLKYIMLNPSSKLKGEKDWQKYEVARRLKDVVHKIRAQYRTDWKSKEMKKRQRAVALYFIDKLALRAGNEKEEGETADTVGCCSLRVEHITLHPKLDGQDHVVEFDFLGKDSIRYYNKVSVEKPVFKNLQLFMKNKDPADDLFDRLNTSILNRHLQSLMDGLTAKVFRTYNASITLQEQLKALTNSEDNVAGKLLSYNRANRAVAILCNHQRSTPKTFEKSMQNLQTKIDAKKQQVEEAQQELKKAEDEFEDTQDDKAKANVEKKKKLLKRLEEQLAKLNVQATDKEENKQIALGTSKLNYLDPRISIA from the exons atgaaagagaaggggaagaagagcGAAGAGGAGGAGACCCTGGGGAAGACCCGGAAAAGGAAATctaaagaagaaggaaaaaagaacaacaaaaaggctaaaaaggaggagaaagaggaagaaaagaaagaggcagaaaacaaGTGGAAATG gtgggaagaggagaagaaagaagatgggGTGAAGTGGACGCAGCTGGAACACAGAGGACCCTATTTCGCCCCCCTCTACGAGCCGCTGCCTGATGATGTGCAGTTTTATTATGACG GCAAACCCCTGAAGCTGAGCCTGGCAACGGAGGAAATTGCTACCTTCTACGCCAAAATGCTTGACCATGAATACACGACCAAGGAGATCTTCCAGAACAACTTCTTCAATGACTGGAGGAAG GAGATGACATCAAAGGAGCAGAAGATAATCAAGGACCTGGACAAGTGTGACTTCAGGGAGATCCACAAGTACTTTGTGGAAAAAAGTGAGGCACGGAAAGCACTCTCCAAAGAGGAGAAGCAG AAACTGAAGGAGGAGGCAGACAAGATCCAGGAGGAGTATGGGTACTGCATCCTGGATGGGCACCGGGAGAAGATAGGTAACTTCAAAACTGAGCCGCCAGGGCTGTTCCGTGGACGTGGTGACCACCCCAAAATGGGCATGCTGAAGAAGAGGATCATGCCAGAAGATGTTATCATCAACTGCAGCAA GGACTCCAAGATCCCCGAGCCACCAGAAGGGCACAAGTGGAAGGAGGTGCGCTTTGACAACACGGTTACCTGGCTGGCCTCGTGGACGGAAAACATCCAGAACACTTTGAAGTACATCATGCTGAACCCCAGCTCCAAGCTGAAG GGGGAGAAAGACTGGCAGAAGTATGAGGTAGCCCGGCGCTTAAAGGATGTTGTCCACAAAATCCGTGCTCAGTACAGAACTGATTGGAAGTCCAAGGAGATGAAGAAGCGGCAAAGAGCAGTGGCCCTCTACTTCATTGATAAG CTGGCCCTGCGAGCTGGCaatgagaaagaggaaggggagacTGCGGACACAGTTGGCTGCTGTTCCCTGCGTGTGGAGCACATAACGCTGCACCCCAAGCTGGATGGGCAGGATCACGTGGTGGAGTTTGACTTCCTTGGGAAAGACTCGATCCGTTACTACAACAAAGTGTCAGTGGAGAAGCCG gtGTTCAAGAACCTGCAGCTGTTCATGAAGAACAAGGACCCAGCAGATGACCTCTTTGACAGGCTTAAT ACATCCATCTTGAACAGACACCTCCAGAGTCTGATGGATGGTTTGACTGCCAAAGTGTTCAGGACCTACAAcgcctccatcaccctgcaggagcagctcaaGGCACTCACTAACT CTGAAGACAATGTTGCAGGAAAACTCCTCTCCTACAACCGAGCTAACAGAGCTGTGGCCATCCTGTGCAACCATCAGAGGTCTACACCGAAAACCTTTGAGAAGTCGATGCAAAACCTCCAGACCAAG ATCGATGCCAAGAAGCAACAAGTGGAAGAAGCCCAGCAAGAGCTGAAAAAAGCTGAGGATGAGTTCGAAGATACACAAGATGACAAAGCAAAAGC caatgtggagaagaaaaagaagctgttgAAGCGGCTGGAAGAGCAGCTGGCCAAGCTGAATGTTCAGGCCACAGACAAGGAGGAGAACAAGCAGATAGCTCTGGGCACGTCCAAGCTGAATTACCTGGACCCCAGGATTAGCATAGCCTG A
- the TOP1MT gene encoding DNA topoisomerase I, mitochondrial isoform X1 has protein sequence MKEKGKKSEEEETLGKTRKRKSKEEGKKNNKKAKKEEKEEEKKEAENKWKWWEEEKKEDGVKWTQLEHRGPYFAPLYEPLPDDVQFYYDGKPLKLSLATEEIATFYAKMLDHEYTTKEIFQNNFFNDWRKEMTSKEQKIIKDLDKCDFREIHKYFVEKSEARKALSKEEKQKLKEEADKIQEEYGYCILDGHREKIGNFKTEPPGLFRGRGDHPKMGMLKKRIMPEDVIINCSKDSKIPEPPEGHKWKEVRFDNTVTWLASWTENIQNTLKYIMLNPSSKLKGEKDWQKYEVARRLKDVVHKIRAQYRTDWKSKEMKKRQRAVALYFIDKLALRAGNEKEEGETADTVGCCSLRVEHITLHPKLDGQDHVVEFDFLGKDSIRYYNKVSVEKPVFKNLQLFMKNKDPADDLFDRLNTSILNRHLQSLMDGLTAKVFRTYNASITLQEQLKALTNSEDNVAGKLLSYNRANRAVAILCNHQRSTPKTFEKSMQNLQTKIDAKKQQVEEAQQELKKAEDEFEDTQDDKAKANVEKKKKLLKRLEEQLAKLNVQATDKEENKQIALGTSKLNYLDPRISIAWCKKFGVPIEKIYNKTQRDKFAWAIDMADEDFEF, from the exons atgaaagagaaggggaagaagagcGAAGAGGAGGAGACCCTGGGGAAGACCCGGAAAAGGAAATctaaagaagaaggaaaaaagaacaacaaaaaggctaaaaaggaggagaaagaggaagaaaagaaagaggcagaaaacaaGTGGAAATG gtgggaagaggagaagaaagaagatgggGTGAAGTGGACGCAGCTGGAACACAGAGGACCCTATTTCGCCCCCCTCTACGAGCCGCTGCCTGATGATGTGCAGTTTTATTATGACG GCAAACCCCTGAAGCTGAGCCTGGCAACGGAGGAAATTGCTACCTTCTACGCCAAAATGCTTGACCATGAATACACGACCAAGGAGATCTTCCAGAACAACTTCTTCAATGACTGGAGGAAG GAGATGACATCAAAGGAGCAGAAGATAATCAAGGACCTGGACAAGTGTGACTTCAGGGAGATCCACAAGTACTTTGTGGAAAAAAGTGAGGCACGGAAAGCACTCTCCAAAGAGGAGAAGCAG AAACTGAAGGAGGAGGCAGACAAGATCCAGGAGGAGTATGGGTACTGCATCCTGGATGGGCACCGGGAGAAGATAGGTAACTTCAAAACTGAGCCGCCAGGGCTGTTCCGTGGACGTGGTGACCACCCCAAAATGGGCATGCTGAAGAAGAGGATCATGCCAGAAGATGTTATCATCAACTGCAGCAA GGACTCCAAGATCCCCGAGCCACCAGAAGGGCACAAGTGGAAGGAGGTGCGCTTTGACAACACGGTTACCTGGCTGGCCTCGTGGACGGAAAACATCCAGAACACTTTGAAGTACATCATGCTGAACCCCAGCTCCAAGCTGAAG GGGGAGAAAGACTGGCAGAAGTATGAGGTAGCCCGGCGCTTAAAGGATGTTGTCCACAAAATCCGTGCTCAGTACAGAACTGATTGGAAGTCCAAGGAGATGAAGAAGCGGCAAAGAGCAGTGGCCCTCTACTTCATTGATAAG CTGGCCCTGCGAGCTGGCaatgagaaagaggaaggggagacTGCGGACACAGTTGGCTGCTGTTCCCTGCGTGTGGAGCACATAACGCTGCACCCCAAGCTGGATGGGCAGGATCACGTGGTGGAGTTTGACTTCCTTGGGAAAGACTCGATCCGTTACTACAACAAAGTGTCAGTGGAGAAGCCG gtGTTCAAGAACCTGCAGCTGTTCATGAAGAACAAGGACCCAGCAGATGACCTCTTTGACAGGCTTAAT ACATCCATCTTGAACAGACACCTCCAGAGTCTGATGGATGGTTTGACTGCCAAAGTGTTCAGGACCTACAAcgcctccatcaccctgcaggagcagctcaaGGCACTCACTAACT CTGAAGACAATGTTGCAGGAAAACTCCTCTCCTACAACCGAGCTAACAGAGCTGTGGCCATCCTGTGCAACCATCAGAGGTCTACACCGAAAACCTTTGAGAAGTCGATGCAAAACCTCCAGACCAAG ATCGATGCCAAGAAGCAACAAGTGGAAGAAGCCCAGCAAGAGCTGAAAAAAGCTGAGGATGAGTTCGAAGATACACAAGATGACAAAGCAAAAGC caatgtggagaagaaaaagaagctgttgAAGCGGCTGGAAGAGCAGCTGGCCAAGCTGAATGTTCAGGCCACAGACAAGGAGGAGAACAAGCAGATAGCTCTGGGCACGTCCAAGCTGAATTACCTGGACCCCAGGATTAGCATAGCCTG gTGCAAGAAGTTTGGCGTGCCCATCGAGAAGATCTACAACAAGACGCAGAGGGACAAGTTTGCTTGGGCGATCGACATGGCTGATGAGGACTTTGAATTCTGA
- the TOP1MT gene encoding DNA topoisomerase I, mitochondrial isoform X3 has product MYWRLASSLLGRRVRHPRLSPVCLRAGSGGCSRWEEEKKEDGVKWTQLEHRGPYFAPLYEPLPDDVQFYYDGKPLKLSLATEEIATFYAKMLDHEYTTKEIFQNNFFNDWRKEMTSKEQKIIKDLDKCDFREIHKYFVEKSEARKALSKEEKQKLKEEADKIQEEYGYCILDGHREKIGNFKTEPPGLFRGRGDHPKMGMLKKRIMPEDVIINCSKDSKIPEPPEGHKWKEVRFDNTVTWLASWTENIQNTLKYIMLNPSSKLKGEKDWQKYEVARRLKDVVHKIRAQYRTDWKSKEMKKRQRAVALYFIDKLALRAGNEKEEGETADTVGCCSLRVEHITLHPKLDGQDHVVEFDFLGKDSIRYYNKVSVEKPVFKNLQLFMKNKDPADDLFDRLNTSILNRHLQSLMDGLTAKVFRTYNASITLQEQLKALTNSEDNVAGKLLSYNRANRAVAILCNHQRSTPKTFEKSMQNLQTKIDAKKQQVEEAQQELKKAEDEFEDTQDDKAKANVEKKKKLLKRLEEQLAKLNVQATDKEENKQIALGTSKLNYLDPRISIAWCKKFGVPIEKIYNKTQRDKFAWAIDMADEDFEF; this is encoded by the exons ATGTACTGGCGTCTTGCCTCCTCGTTGCTTGGCCGCAGGGTCCGTCACCCCCGGCTCAGCCCCGTTTGCCTCCGGGCAGGTtcggggggctgcagcag gtgggaagaggagaagaaagaagatgggGTGAAGTGGACGCAGCTGGAACACAGAGGACCCTATTTCGCCCCCCTCTACGAGCCGCTGCCTGATGATGTGCAGTTTTATTATGACG GCAAACCCCTGAAGCTGAGCCTGGCAACGGAGGAAATTGCTACCTTCTACGCCAAAATGCTTGACCATGAATACACGACCAAGGAGATCTTCCAGAACAACTTCTTCAATGACTGGAGGAAG GAGATGACATCAAAGGAGCAGAAGATAATCAAGGACCTGGACAAGTGTGACTTCAGGGAGATCCACAAGTACTTTGTGGAAAAAAGTGAGGCACGGAAAGCACTCTCCAAAGAGGAGAAGCAG AAACTGAAGGAGGAGGCAGACAAGATCCAGGAGGAGTATGGGTACTGCATCCTGGATGGGCACCGGGAGAAGATAGGTAACTTCAAAACTGAGCCGCCAGGGCTGTTCCGTGGACGTGGTGACCACCCCAAAATGGGCATGCTGAAGAAGAGGATCATGCCAGAAGATGTTATCATCAACTGCAGCAA GGACTCCAAGATCCCCGAGCCACCAGAAGGGCACAAGTGGAAGGAGGTGCGCTTTGACAACACGGTTACCTGGCTGGCCTCGTGGACGGAAAACATCCAGAACACTTTGAAGTACATCATGCTGAACCCCAGCTCCAAGCTGAAG GGGGAGAAAGACTGGCAGAAGTATGAGGTAGCCCGGCGCTTAAAGGATGTTGTCCACAAAATCCGTGCTCAGTACAGAACTGATTGGAAGTCCAAGGAGATGAAGAAGCGGCAAAGAGCAGTGGCCCTCTACTTCATTGATAAG CTGGCCCTGCGAGCTGGCaatgagaaagaggaaggggagacTGCGGACACAGTTGGCTGCTGTTCCCTGCGTGTGGAGCACATAACGCTGCACCCCAAGCTGGATGGGCAGGATCACGTGGTGGAGTTTGACTTCCTTGGGAAAGACTCGATCCGTTACTACAACAAAGTGTCAGTGGAGAAGCCG gtGTTCAAGAACCTGCAGCTGTTCATGAAGAACAAGGACCCAGCAGATGACCTCTTTGACAGGCTTAAT ACATCCATCTTGAACAGACACCTCCAGAGTCTGATGGATGGTTTGACTGCCAAAGTGTTCAGGACCTACAAcgcctccatcaccctgcaggagcagctcaaGGCACTCACTAACT CTGAAGACAATGTTGCAGGAAAACTCCTCTCCTACAACCGAGCTAACAGAGCTGTGGCCATCCTGTGCAACCATCAGAGGTCTACACCGAAAACCTTTGAGAAGTCGATGCAAAACCTCCAGACCAAG ATCGATGCCAAGAAGCAACAAGTGGAAGAAGCCCAGCAAGAGCTGAAAAAAGCTGAGGATGAGTTCGAAGATACACAAGATGACAAAGCAAAAGC caatgtggagaagaaaaagaagctgttgAAGCGGCTGGAAGAGCAGCTGGCCAAGCTGAATGTTCAGGCCACAGACAAGGAGGAGAACAAGCAGATAGCTCTGGGCACGTCCAAGCTGAATTACCTGGACCCCAGGATTAGCATAGCCTG gTGCAAGAAGTTTGGCGTGCCCATCGAGAAGATCTACAACAAGACGCAGAGGGACAAGTTTGCTTGGGCGATCGACATGGCTGATGAGGACTTTGAATTCTGA